A part of Blastopirellula marina genomic DNA contains:
- a CDS encoding carboxypeptidase regulatory-like domain-containing protein, with the protein MKTDYSKLGLVDVSGTVTLDGQPLSGATVIFETPDMKYSYGETDSSGNYTMMFNSEQSGVTTGHKTVRIVTGTVGDEGEGGEEEEGEEEAVSTSMTVPACYNKKSSIEVEVESSGTFNFDLKSDCSTSGPT; encoded by the coding sequence GTGAAAACCGACTACAGCAAGCTAGGCCTCGTTGATGTCAGCGGCACCGTTACTCTCGATGGTCAGCCACTTTCCGGCGCGACGGTCATCTTTGAAACGCCTGACATGAAATACTCGTACGGCGAAACCGATTCGAGTGGTAATTACACCATGATGTTCAACTCGGAACAGTCGGGTGTCACCACGGGACATAAGACGGTTCGCATCGTGACCGGAACGGTCGGCGACGAGGGAGAAGGTGGTGAGGAAGAAGAAGGCGAAGAAGAAGCTGTGTCGACCAGCATGACCGTGCCGGCTTGCTACAACAAAAAGTCATCGATTGAAGTCGAAGTTGAGTCTTCTGGCACATTCAACTTTGATCTGAAGTCTGACTGCTCGACGTCGGGCCCTACGTAA
- a CDS encoding cob(I)yrinic acid a,c-diamide adenosyltransferase: MSIHIHRIYTRSGDGGETALAGGVKVSKASLEVESYGESDELISYLGVVRAVANDPHSRPSDEIAEETDEVFLKIQNTLYEAGAVLAARQPLSVSADRYVAADDPRVSFLERRIDRYRELFDAIDGFTIPGDCVLNGHAHVARTICRRWERVLVRRHEVAPIEPWVLAYANRLSDYLFAYTRWITAKLSTQEKLWKGQSPEG; encoded by the coding sequence ATGTCGATTCACATTCACCGAATCTATACCCGTTCCGGCGACGGTGGAGAAACGGCCCTGGCTGGTGGGGTGAAGGTCTCGAAGGCTTCGCTCGAGGTCGAATCGTACGGCGAATCGGATGAATTGATCAGCTATCTTGGCGTTGTGCGGGCGGTCGCCAACGATCCTCATAGTCGTCCAAGTGACGAGATCGCCGAGGAAACCGACGAAGTTTTTTTAAAAATTCAGAATACGCTATATGAAGCTGGCGCGGTGCTGGCTGCCCGGCAACCACTTTCAGTCAGTGCCGACCGATACGTGGCGGCGGACGATCCGCGCGTTTCGTTCCTGGAACGACGGATCGATCGGTATCGAGAGCTGTTCGATGCGATCGACGGCTTCACGATTCCGGGCGATTGTGTGTTGAATGGGCATGCCCACGTGGCCCGCACAATTTGCCGTCGATGGGAACGCGTGTTGGTGCGTCGTCATGAAGTCGCCCCGATCGAACCATGGGTGTTAGCCTATGCGAATCGCCTGAGTGACTATCTATTTGCCTATACTCGTTGGATAACGGCAAAGCTTTCCACGCAAGAGAAACTGTGGAAAGGCCAGTCGCCCGAAGGGTGA
- a CDS encoding mechanosensitive ion channel family protein, with product MRLPILITLMLVLLGPATGVFGQEQENGKSSATESYTPVTTIDPTIPVDQLIIMVRPLTKQELEGEAKAWFDLLRVKSRQISAARLGVKKTNEAMSAGDVEAAKASLKAAQAVKEKAEAEAKKAEKEIVDAAQKELGVDGMVDAKKKSEEDQPKEEVAAEAPPADEQQTAEQKEAQVASKTKENFLADVSMLQDQRSAIAERLSIVLDSLQRKGGEVDEYRKYITAVAGIEVDASDFAATWATITGWVVSKEGGQRVGWNLTKFLLILLASYIVAKLIQRLTNWLLEKRLRLSRLAESLIARMIKNVVMVIGFAIALTALEIDITPIVAAIGATGLVVGLALQGTLSNFASGIMILVNRPFDVGDVVTAGGVTGVIHQMNLVSTTFRTFDNQTIHVPNNSIWNDVITNITANPTRRVDLEFGIGYDDDFEKAEQIIKEVVENHELVLKDPAPQVVTHALADSSVNIVCRPWAKTSDWWPVKTEVTRAVKRRFDEEGITIPYPQQDVHFYTKGIEALQSAGSSEN from the coding sequence ATGAGGCTTCCAATTCTGATCACACTAATGCTCGTCCTTTTGGGACCGGCGACGGGAGTGTTTGGTCAAGAGCAAGAAAACGGAAAAAGTTCAGCCACCGAATCTTACACGCCGGTCACCACGATCGATCCGACCATTCCTGTCGATCAACTGATCATTATGGTTCGTCCACTGACGAAGCAGGAATTGGAAGGGGAAGCCAAAGCGTGGTTCGATCTGTTACGAGTGAAATCGCGACAAATCTCGGCCGCCCGCCTCGGGGTGAAGAAGACCAACGAAGCTATGTCAGCAGGAGATGTCGAGGCTGCGAAGGCATCACTTAAGGCAGCCCAAGCGGTCAAGGAAAAGGCCGAAGCAGAAGCCAAGAAGGCCGAAAAGGAAATCGTCGACGCGGCTCAAAAAGAGCTAGGAGTTGACGGGATGGTCGACGCGAAGAAGAAGTCAGAAGAAGACCAGCCAAAGGAAGAGGTTGCCGCTGAGGCACCACCCGCTGATGAACAGCAAACTGCCGAACAAAAAGAAGCTCAGGTTGCTTCCAAGACCAAAGAAAACTTTCTGGCCGACGTGAGTATGTTGCAGGATCAACGTTCCGCGATCGCGGAACGATTATCGATCGTCCTCGATTCCCTGCAGCGGAAAGGTGGCGAGGTCGACGAATATCGAAAGTACATTACCGCAGTGGCTGGTATCGAAGTTGACGCCTCTGATTTCGCCGCGACTTGGGCCACGATCACCGGCTGGGTTGTCTCCAAGGAAGGTGGGCAACGGGTGGGCTGGAATCTGACAAAATTCCTGCTGATTCTGCTGGCTAGTTACATTGTCGCTAAGCTCATTCAGCGACTCACCAATTGGCTGTTGGAGAAGCGACTTCGTTTGAGTCGCCTAGCGGAGTCGTTGATTGCCCGCATGATTAAGAATGTGGTGATGGTGATTGGCTTTGCGATTGCTTTGACGGCGCTCGAAATCGATATCACGCCAATCGTGGCGGCGATTGGTGCCACTGGTTTGGTTGTCGGTTTGGCGCTGCAGGGAACGTTGAGCAACTTCGCGAGCGGGATCATGATTCTGGTGAATCGACCGTTTGATGTCGGCGATGTTGTCACCGCAGGCGGTGTGACCGGCGTGATCCATCAAATGAATCTCGTTTCGACCACCTTCCGCACCTTTGATAACCAGACGATTCACGTTCCTAATAACTCGATTTGGAACGATGTGATCACGAACATTACGGCGAACCCGACCCGCCGCGTCGATCTCGAATTCGGCATTGGTTACGACGACGACTTCGAGAAAGCGGAACAGATCATCAAGGAAGTAGTCGAGAATCACGAACTGGTTCTCAAGGATCCCGCACCGCAGGTGGTCACCCACGCCTTGGCGGATTCGTCCGTCAACATCGTTTGCCGACCTTGGGCTAAGACCAGCGATTGGTGGCCGGTGAAGACCGAAGTCACTCGGGCCGTGAAGCGCCGATTTGATGAAGAAGGCATCACGATTCCTTACCCACAACAAGACGTCCACTTCTATACCAAGGGCATCGAGGCGTTACAGTCAGCGGGCTCGTCCGAGAATTAG
- a CDS encoding protein kinase domain-containing protein, which produces MSIETTGTVREIDGYRLVQRIGAGGYGEVWRADAPGGLSKAVKLVFGFHDEARASRELKALNRIKDLRHPFLLSLERIEVIDAQLVVVTELADCCLKDRFDACRKEGLPGIPRDELLRYLADSAEALDYMTDVHSLQHLDVKPENLLIVGNHAKVADFGLVKSIQDVTASMMAGLTPLYASPEVFNDQPSRQSDQYSLAIVYQEMLTGTLPFPGRNLAQLTAQHLNSPPRLNMMPPRDRDILSKALAKKPQERYRSCAEMIQALISADSIAHLPQVRSGADDDESSKTDTKTINCSDTKSSDSEAKRDSSDPETIRMDRDSAQWQVRSSKVWEEIMPHKQSVLPPFVDDRTQRELRPSVILGIGGVGNRIVRHFVDRRLELVGTQAEQHWCQCVAIDTDTNDLVQSTGQLGAANGTPSLSTLEMPLRRPQAYRNLSRQLTKSMSRRWLYNIPLSLKTEGMRPLGRLAFADHASRLRERIHDAVIAAMEQARDNMDPASESYSWQPKPRVVLVMSSSGGTGSGMVWDAFALAQEVVQEHGGSAADVSLWLVHASPNGIEQQDLARCNTYACLRELFHFQVTGEYPGDSVTKIPSQRWTQDISKQITLLETGNKPETRNIPVDLHDIADLLYMNIYEGRQVAQRCRDDESIEPTKGPSVSAWAFAGKALCSSGHLDLAAAHYALEMIKRWHGGNNGEKEQRKLAHLNDTDQHASARAEQFRHVLDMRTAKIFQDANFGLESVVDMVTQVVEDEIGNSPEDYFQETIGRFANEIGSLRITPTSAEMTIQMLDSLDTLIGASNMEAEPGKLISVSLHTEIAPHIRQIAQHFQGVILGQVHEILNESTFRVRGVKQLSGVVDQHLNELESKARAMGERTLIEIDKVRTALFPVIHRTNKRGYRSNEPALSLPELRALWLNYALLRTHNVIVLACCQVFQHLRTAIMRDNMWLKNTIVSLEMAETKIRQKLALDDVSVTGDPKFHEKLIVLEQSVDDILNAEHGGLCNLLHEERNGVDKLIDVMLECGKDLARRNATEDGNENQFLSSMQDGPDWKRRVASNDCRLTQLGPVVQRLMFLPESVAENTEATASAPHLSGSSPMGTKLPKVLWMESGGNIPLREAARLLIENRPDYVPVADRLLTRADVHWAEL; this is translated from the coding sequence GTGTCGATCGAGACAACAGGAACCGTACGAGAAATCGATGGCTATCGACTCGTACAACGAATCGGAGCCGGTGGCTACGGCGAAGTCTGGCGCGCGGACGCCCCAGGTGGTCTTTCGAAGGCCGTCAAGTTGGTGTTCGGCTTCCATGACGAGGCTCGAGCTTCGCGCGAGTTGAAGGCGCTTAACCGCATCAAAGACTTGCGCCATCCGTTTCTTCTTTCCTTAGAACGTATCGAGGTGATCGATGCTCAGTTGGTTGTCGTTACCGAACTGGCCGATTGCTGTTTGAAAGACCGCTTCGACGCCTGCCGCAAAGAAGGTTTGCCAGGTATTCCCCGCGACGAACTGCTGCGTTACCTGGCCGACTCGGCCGAAGCGTTGGACTACATGACCGACGTCCATTCGCTGCAGCACCTCGACGTGAAGCCGGAGAATCTGCTGATTGTTGGCAACCATGCCAAGGTGGCTGACTTCGGGCTGGTCAAAAGTATCCAGGATGTCACCGCCTCGATGATGGCTGGCTTGACGCCGCTCTACGCTTCGCCAGAAGTGTTCAACGATCAACCGTCGCGCCAAAGTGATCAATATAGTCTGGCGATTGTCTACCAAGAGATGCTGACCGGCACTCTCCCCTTCCCTGGTCGGAACCTCGCTCAATTGACCGCTCAGCATTTGAACAGCCCACCACGGCTGAACATGATGCCGCCGCGCGATCGTGACATCTTATCGAAAGCGTTGGCCAAGAAACCGCAGGAACGTTACCGCAGTTGTGCGGAAATGATCCAGGCGTTGATCTCGGCTGACAGCATCGCTCATCTTCCCCAGGTGCGGTCGGGTGCGGACGATGATGAATCGTCGAAAACCGATACCAAGACCATCAACTGCAGCGACACGAAGTCGAGTGACTCTGAGGCCAAACGCGACTCGTCCGATCCCGAAACGATTCGGATGGATCGCGACAGTGCCCAGTGGCAGGTCCGGTCGAGCAAGGTCTGGGAAGAGATCATGCCGCACAAGCAGTCGGTGTTGCCTCCGTTCGTCGATGATCGGACGCAGCGCGAATTGCGACCGAGCGTGATCTTGGGAATTGGTGGTGTCGGAAACCGCATTGTGCGGCACTTCGTCGATCGTCGTTTAGAACTGGTGGGGACGCAGGCCGAACAGCACTGGTGTCAATGCGTGGCGATCGATACAGATACCAACGATTTGGTGCAAAGCACCGGCCAACTCGGCGCTGCCAATGGCACCCCTTCCCTTTCCACCTTGGAAATGCCACTCCGTCGACCGCAGGCTTACCGCAATCTTTCGCGGCAGTTGACCAAGTCGATGAGTCGTCGTTGGCTGTACAACATTCCCCTTTCGCTGAAGACGGAAGGAATGCGCCCACTCGGTCGACTGGCGTTTGCTGATCATGCGTCTCGTTTGCGCGAGCGTATTCATGACGCCGTGATCGCCGCGATGGAACAAGCGCGCGACAACATGGATCCGGCGAGTGAAAGCTATTCGTGGCAACCGAAACCACGCGTGGTGCTAGTCATGAGTAGCAGCGGCGGAACCGGTAGCGGGATGGTTTGGGACGCGTTTGCGTTGGCGCAGGAAGTCGTTCAAGAACATGGCGGAAGCGCCGCCGATGTTTCGCTATGGTTGGTCCATGCTTCGCCCAATGGGATCGAACAACAAGATCTGGCACGTTGCAATACGTATGCTTGTCTCCGGGAATTGTTCCATTTTCAAGTCACCGGCGAGTATCCAGGCGATTCGGTAACGAAAATTCCGTCGCAGCGTTGGACGCAAGATATCTCGAAGCAAATCACTTTGCTCGAAACCGGCAACAAGCCAGAAACGCGGAATATCCCCGTCGATCTGCACGACATCGCCGACCTTCTGTACATGAACATCTACGAAGGGCGACAAGTTGCCCAGCGATGTCGTGATGATGAATCGATCGAGCCGACCAAAGGGCCCAGTGTTTCCGCTTGGGCTTTCGCCGGCAAAGCCCTTTGCTCGAGCGGTCACCTCGACTTGGCCGCTGCCCACTACGCGTTAGAAATGATCAAGCGCTGGCATGGGGGAAACAACGGCGAGAAAGAACAACGCAAACTTGCTCACCTGAACGATACCGATCAACACGCTTCGGCCAGGGCAGAACAGTTTCGACATGTTCTCGATATGCGGACGGCTAAGATCTTCCAAGATGCAAACTTTGGGTTGGAATCGGTCGTCGACATGGTAACGCAAGTTGTCGAGGACGAGATTGGCAACAGTCCGGAAGACTACTTCCAAGAGACAATCGGTCGTTTCGCCAACGAGATCGGTTCGCTTCGGATCACGCCGACATCGGCCGAAATGACGATTCAAATGCTTGATTCGCTCGATACGTTGATTGGGGCTTCCAACATGGAAGCGGAGCCGGGCAAGTTGATTTCTGTCTCGTTACATACGGAGATTGCTCCCCATATTCGACAAATTGCGCAACATTTCCAAGGAGTGATCCTGGGACAGGTTCACGAGATTTTGAACGAATCAACGTTCCGTGTCCGCGGCGTGAAGCAGTTGTCAGGCGTGGTCGATCAGCACTTGAACGAACTTGAATCGAAAGCTCGTGCGATGGGCGAGCGAACGCTGATTGAGATCGATAAGGTTCGCACCGCGTTGTTTCCTGTAATTCATCGCACGAACAAGCGAGGCTATCGCAGCAATGAACCAGCCCTTAGTTTGCCAGAACTGCGAGCGTTGTGGCTGAACTATGCCTTGCTCCGCACGCATAATGTGATTGTGTTGGCTTGTTGCCAGGTGTTCCAACATCTGCGAACGGCCATCATGCGTGACAACATGTGGCTGAAGAATACGATCGTCTCTCTGGAAATGGCAGAGACCAAGATTCGACAAAAGCTGGCCCTGGACGATGTCTCGGTAACCGGCGATCCGAAGTTCCACGAGAAGTTAATCGTCCTCGAACAAAGTGTCGACGACATCTTAAACGCCGAACATGGCGGGCTTTGTAATTTGTTGCACGAAGAGCGTAATGGGGTCGATAAGCTAATCGACGTCATGCTTGAATGCGGCAAAGATCTGGCTCGTCGGAACGCCACCGAAGATGGTAACGAAAATCAATTCTTAAGTTCGATGCAAGACGGCCCCGATTGGAAGCGGCGCGTCGCCTCGAATGATTGCCGACTAACGCAACTGGGACCAGTCGTGCAACGTTTGATGTTCCTACCTGAATCGGTGGCGGAAAATACGGAGGCTACCGCTTCTGCTCCTCACCTCTCCGGGAGTTCCCCCATGGGGACCAAATTGCCGAAGGTGCTGTGGATGGAGTCTGGTGGCAATATTCCGCTGCGAGAAGCCGCGCGACTCCTGATCGAGAACCGGCCAGACTATGTGCCGGTTGCCGATCGTTTGCTCACCCGTGCCGATGTGCACTGGGCCGAACTGTAA
- a CDS encoding helix-turn-helix domain-containing protein, giving the protein MSRAFACNRDFLRQLRLRNGWTQADLARRAGYSERLISKAEAGAPIARETISDLAEALSSEDEQLHWEDLACDPVQLAQRYISAFHVHKANALDVLEDMIDENVHFRIAGNPEEIPFAGEYRGIPAAREMFKVFFSVLEVPDHDFEKCFEYIGQGPNAIIWGESWIHPIGRPMETPIRISNLLKFRRGKLVFLDDCFDTAAGAAELNNRPKS; this is encoded by the coding sequence ATGAGCCGCGCGTTCGCATGTAATCGCGACTTCCTTCGACAACTGCGCTTACGTAACGGTTGGACGCAGGCCGATCTCGCTCGACGAGCTGGGTACAGCGAACGTCTAATCAGCAAGGCGGAAGCTGGGGCACCGATCGCGCGGGAAACGATCTCGGATCTGGCCGAAGCACTCAGTAGCGAGGATGAGCAACTTCATTGGGAAGACCTCGCTTGCGACCCTGTTCAACTCGCCCAGCGTTATATCTCCGCATTCCATGTCCACAAAGCGAATGCGCTCGACGTTCTTGAAGACATGATTGACGAGAACGTTCACTTCCGCATCGCGGGCAATCCAGAAGAAATACCATTCGCCGGAGAATATCGTGGCATTCCTGCTGCCCGGGAGATGTTCAAAGTCTTCTTCAGCGTGTTGGAGGTCCCCGATCACGATTTTGAGAAGTGCTTTGAATATATCGGGCAGGGCCCCAACGCAATTATCTGGGGCGAGTCATGGATCCACCCAATCGGACGCCCGATGGAGACACCGATTCGGATCTCGAACCTGCTGAAGTTTCGTCGAGGCAAGCTAGTCTTCCTCGACGACTGTTTCGATACCGCGGCCGGAGCGGCTGAGCTGAACAATCGCCCCAAGTCGTAA
- a CDS encoding YciI family protein, whose protein sequence is MKVMVIVKATQESEAGKLPSTELLEAMGQFNQQLVDAGIMLAGEGLKPSSQGARVRFQGDDRVVTDGPFAETKELIAGYWMWKVASLQEAIDWVKKCPPPMEGESEIEIRPVYEMEDFAEADPTGEIRAHEQEMRDKLEG, encoded by the coding sequence ATGAAAGTCATGGTGATCGTTAAGGCGACGCAAGAATCCGAAGCTGGCAAACTCCCCAGTACCGAATTGCTGGAGGCGATGGGCCAATTCAATCAGCAACTAGTCGATGCTGGCATCATGCTGGCCGGCGAGGGCCTGAAACCGAGCTCGCAAGGTGCACGGGTTCGGTTTCAAGGAGACGATCGCGTTGTTACGGACGGACCATTCGCCGAAACGAAGGAACTGATCGCAGGCTATTGGATGTGGAAAGTAGCATCCCTTCAGGAAGCGATTGATTGGGTAAAGAAGTGCCCGCCACCGATGGAAGGAGAATCGGAAATCGAAATTCGGCCCGTCTACGAAATGGAAGACTTTGCCGAGGCCGATCCGACCGGCGAAATCCGAGCTCACGAACAAGAGATGCGTGATAAGTTGGAAGGTTGA
- a CDS encoding VOC family protein: MSTAYKPEGYNSASAYLIVKGAQGTIDFLKQVFSATPLRRIDRENGSIMHAEVKIDDTVIMIADELEGWPAVLSHVHIYVPNVDEVFQKAIAAGATTVQEPSQRSPEDDKRGGFQDTGGTTWWVATQVS; encoded by the coding sequence ATGTCCACCGCCTACAAACCAGAAGGTTACAACTCGGCGTCTGCTTACTTGATTGTCAAAGGAGCCCAGGGCACGATCGACTTTCTAAAACAAGTCTTTTCCGCCACGCCGCTTCGCCGAATCGACCGAGAGAACGGTAGCATCATGCATGCCGAGGTGAAAATCGACGATACCGTGATCATGATCGCAGACGAACTCGAGGGCTGGCCAGCAGTTCTATCGCACGTCCATATCTATGTCCCAAACGTAGACGAAGTTTTTCAGAAAGCGATCGCTGCCGGGGCGACCACGGTGCAAGAGCCTTCTCAACGCTCGCCCGAGGATGATAAACGGGGCGGGTTTCAAGACACCGGCGGAACCACGTGGTGGGTTGCGACCCAGGTAAGCTAG
- the cls gene encoding cardiolipin synthase, with the protein MELNIYTIIGIALPIFHLMGLFTAVDAIMKSRTSQGAIGWALLLIFIPYIALPFYWIFGRSKFQGYVNTRRIRSRSMKDNTQTFRVVDSSVVADFEHHPELLVLERLADFPYTHSNSIRLLVNGQATFDAIYDAIEAAKEYVLLQTYIFRDDGIGERFREQLTRKAGEGVQIYFLYDEIGSYQLSRKFIDELRDAGIHVSAFHTTRGKGNRFQLNFRNHRKIVVVDGKVAAVGGHNFGDEYLGLSKKFGPWRDTHIEIRGPAVQAIQWSFLEDWYWASGQTPTVNWNEEPSEEAPHSALVIPMSPADELETCGLFFVHAINMARRRIWIASPYFVPDKQVICALQLAALRGCDVRIMLPERPDHLLVYLSSFHFISETAIADRISFYRYQPGFLHQKVLLVDDQFAAVGTANLDNRSFRLNFEMMVAIVSHSFAKSIEEMLLADFEHCRKVDPHELEERSFWFRLAVSGSRLMSPIQ; encoded by the coding sequence ATGGAACTTAATATCTACACGATCATTGGTATCGCACTGCCAATTTTTCATTTGATGGGGCTCTTCACGGCGGTCGACGCCATCATGAAATCCCGCACCTCGCAAGGGGCAATCGGGTGGGCCTTGTTGCTGATCTTTATCCCGTACATCGCGTTGCCGTTCTATTGGATCTTTGGACGTAGCAAGTTCCAAGGTTACGTGAACACGCGGCGTATTCGCAGCCGCAGCATGAAGGACAACACGCAAACCTTTCGCGTGGTGGATTCTTCCGTCGTGGCCGACTTTGAACATCACCCGGAACTCCTGGTCCTCGAGCGTCTGGCTGACTTTCCGTACACGCACTCCAATTCGATTCGCCTTTTGGTCAACGGCCAGGCAACCTTCGATGCCATTTACGACGCGATTGAAGCTGCCAAAGAATACGTCTTACTGCAAACCTATATCTTCCGCGACGACGGAATCGGGGAACGCTTTCGCGAGCAGCTAACCCGCAAAGCAGGTGAGGGCGTACAGATTTATTTCCTATACGACGAGATCGGCAGTTATCAGCTTTCTCGAAAATTCATCGACGAACTTCGCGACGCCGGCATCCATGTCAGCGCCTTTCATACGACGCGTGGCAAGGGGAATCGTTTTCAATTGAACTTCCGCAATCACCGCAAGATTGTTGTCGTCGATGGCAAAGTCGCGGCGGTTGGCGGGCACAATTTTGGGGACGAATACCTCGGTCTTTCCAAGAAGTTCGGCCCTTGGCGTGATACCCATATCGAAATCCGCGGGCCGGCGGTCCAGGCGATTCAATGGTCGTTCCTGGAAGACTGGTACTGGGCATCTGGACAAACGCCGACCGTCAATTGGAATGAAGAACCTTCCGAAGAAGCTCCTCACTCGGCGCTGGTGATTCCGATGAGCCCAGCCGATGAACTGGAAACTTGCGGACTATTCTTTGTCCATGCGATCAATATGGCGCGCCGTCGTATCTGGATCGCGTCTCCTTACTTTGTACCCGACAAACAAGTTATCTGCGCACTGCAATTGGCAGCACTGCGTGGTTGCGATGTCCGCATCATGCTGCCTGAGCGGCCCGACCATTTGCTGGTTTATTTGTCCAGTTTCCATTTCATCTCGGAAACTGCGATTGCCGATCGCATTTCATTTTATCGCTATCAGCCAGGCTTTCTGCATCAAAAGGTCTTACTGGTCGACGATCAATTTGCCGCCGTCGGCACGGCCAATCTCGACAACCGATCGTTCCGCCTGAACTTCGAAATGATGGTAGCGATCGTGAGTCACTCGTTCGCGAAGTCGATTGAAGAAATGCTGTTGGCCGACTTCGAGCATTGTCGCAAGGTCGATCCGCATGAGCTCGAAGAACGCTCGTTCTGGTTCCGCCTGGCCGTCAGCGGATCGCGGCTGATGTCGCCAATTCAGTAG
- a CDS encoding SLC13 family permease, translated as MPWDLAIVLILLLICIVLFILDWPRMDVVALSAMVILPVLGIVSVNEALAGFSDPNVVLIAALFIIGEGITRTGIALQVGRWLARNAGKSEPRLVVLLMLAVGILGSVMSSTGIVAIFIPVVLSVAGRLQIHPGRLMMPLSVAGLISGMMTLVATPPNMIVDSALESQGIEGFSFFAFTPMGASILVLSVGYMLVARHWLKRPDGETQKRSRRRTLVSFVEEYRLEKRAFRLRVSPESRLVGNMLREVDLRQRNGVNLIGIQRTIRGQKRVLNPVAQTVIQADDILLVDLVNPENDLETFTRDLGLKHLPLKGVYFTQQSQFVGMAEVAVSPESNLVGKTLVDATFRNEHGLSVIGLRRGGEAIEGPVTEEKLRPGDILLVIGPWKQIHLMQTQQLDFIVLSLPVEIEDAAPARSQAIYALISLAVMVGLMVFSVVPNAIAALIGCLLMGLFRCVDVETAYKSIRWQSVFLIVGMMPFAVALEKTKGIELAVDLLMNALGGAGPRVIIAVLFILTTGFSLVISNTATAILMAPIALTIAGQLELSPYPFVMTVAIAASAAFMTPVASPVNTLVMGPGEYRFSDYVKIGTPLTLLVLIVCVILIPWIYG; from the coding sequence ATGCCGTGGGATCTGGCGATCGTCTTAATTCTGTTGTTGATCTGCATTGTGCTGTTCATCCTCGACTGGCCGCGAATGGATGTCGTGGCGTTATCGGCAATGGTCATCTTGCCGGTGCTTGGCATCGTTTCAGTCAACGAAGCGCTCGCTGGCTTCTCAGATCCCAACGTCGTGCTGATCGCGGCATTGTTCATCATCGGCGAGGGGATCACGCGGACCGGAATTGCCCTGCAAGTTGGTCGCTGGCTGGCTCGTAATGCGGGGAAAAGCGAACCTCGTTTGGTTGTCTTGCTGATGCTGGCGGTCGGTATCCTCGGGAGTGTGATGAGTTCGACCGGGATTGTGGCCATATTCATCCCGGTGGTTCTGAGCGTGGCAGGTCGTTTGCAAATTCATCCGGGACGGCTGATGATGCCGCTGAGCGTCGCCGGCTTGATCAGCGGTATGATGACATTGGTTGCCACGCCGCCGAACATGATTGTCGATAGCGCGCTCGAAAGCCAAGGTATCGAAGGTTTCAGCTTCTTCGCATTTACGCCGATGGGAGCATCGATTCTCGTCCTGAGTGTTGGCTACATGCTGGTGGCCCGGCATTGGTTGAAGCGACCCGACGGAGAAACCCAGAAACGTTCTCGGCGGCGGACGCTGGTGTCGTTCGTGGAAGAATATCGGCTTGAGAAGCGGGCATTTCGTTTGCGAGTCTCACCTGAATCGCGGCTAGTCGGAAATATGCTTCGCGAAGTTGACTTGCGACAGCGAAACGGTGTGAATCTGATTGGGATTCAACGAACGATTCGGGGGCAGAAGCGAGTTCTGAATCCGGTTGCGCAGACGGTGATTCAAGCGGACGATATCTTGCTGGTCGATCTGGTGAATCCTGAGAACGACTTGGAAACTTTTACCCGAGATCTGGGGCTGAAGCATCTGCCGCTGAAAGGCGTCTACTTCACGCAGCAGTCGCAGTTCGTGGGTATGGCGGAGGTCGCGGTTTCGCCCGAATCGAATCTGGTTGGGAAGACGTTGGTCGATGCCACTTTTCGCAATGAGCATGGGCTGAGCGTTATCGGACTACGAAGAGGTGGGGAGGCTATCGAAGGACCGGTTACCGAAGAGAAGCTTCGGCCGGGCGATATCTTGTTGGTAATCGGCCCTTGGAAACAAATCCACCTAATGCAGACACAGCAATTGGATTTCATTGTCTTGTCGCTGCCAGTCGAGATCGAAGATGCAGCACCGGCCCGCTCGCAAGCGATTTATGCACTGATTAGTCTGGCGGTCATGGTCGGCTTGATGGTGTTCAGCGTGGTTCCCAACGCGATTGCGGCGCTAATTGGCTGCCTACTTATGGGGCTATTTCGCTGCGTCGATGTCGAGACTGCTTACAAGTCAATTCGTTGGCAAAGTGTGTTTCTCATCGTGGGGATGATGCCGTTCGCCGTGGCGTTAGAAAAGACCAAGGGGATTGAGCTCGCGGTCGATCTATTGATGAATGCATTGGGAGGCGCGGGCCCGCGAGTGATTATTGCCGTACTGTTCATCTTGACGACCGGTTTCAGCCTGGTGATTTCTAACACGGCGACCGCAATTCTGATGGCTCCGATTGCTTTGACGATCGCGGGTCAGCTGGAGCTCTCCCCCTACCCTTTTGTGATGACGGTCGCGATTGCCGCCTCGGCCGCGTTCATGACACCCGTCGCCTCGCCGGTTAATACTTTGGTGATGGGCCCTGGTGAGTATCGGTTTAGCGATTACGTGAAGATCGGTACGCCGCTCACCTTGTTGGTGCTGATCGTGTGCGTGATTTTGATACCGTGGATTTACGGCTAG